A genomic window from Chitinophaga pollutisoli includes:
- a CDS encoding alpha-L-rhamnosidase C-terminal domain-containing protein, whose translation MKTIVMIFALLLTVTALRAQELPPAQWITTTRSQSATNTWIAYRKTVQLSAAPAKALASIAADSKYWLWINGKLVVFEGALKRGPNPQDTYVDEVDLAPYLRQGENTIAILLCYFGKDGFSHKSSGRAALYFDCMAGNTPIRSNRDWKTALMNAYQAAGAPYPNWRLSEPNLLFDARSERKGWEQPGADVRWMEGAKELGLAGVYPWNRLITRPIPQWKDYGMKAYRNAAAIPAVSSGDTIVCELPYNAQVTPYFEIEAEAGGHVQIFTDNYYPFNGAESNIRGEYITRAGVQAYEHLLWMNGHKVFYVFPKGVKIKSLRYRETGYNTAFSGAFECSDPFFNRLREKALRTLYVTMRDNFMDCPERERAQWTGDAVNEAGEVFYAMSPSAHQLIRKWLHEVVSWQQPDGKIYAPVPAGNWFDELPCQVLSTLGYYGIWTYYLNTGDKATIADLYDGAKKYLMLWEPDGTGLMKFRGGDWTWGDWGDNRDLLPMYNLWYYIALDGMERMARELNKPADAARFGADRARFHTAFNARFWNGAAYRDPAYKGKTDDRTQALAVVSGIAGREKYTAIMKIFAEEQHASPYMEKYVFEAMFRMGYPDEALARHKARFSDMVGDDRFTTLFEGWGIGEKGFGGGTVNHAWSGGGLTVLSQYLCGIEPLSPGYDTIRIMPRPGKMEQASAVVPSVKGMIRSAFTNRNGRFLLDAETPAASATVIAIPAAGVKKIKMNNKIAWANGAYAKSGVKAFGTEDGYVRFLVGPGKYRFEAEK comes from the coding sequence ATGAAAACTATCGTCATGATATTTGCGCTGCTGCTGACTGTTACGGCCCTCCGCGCACAGGAGCTTCCGCCCGCGCAGTGGATCACCACCACCCGCAGCCAGAGCGCCACCAACACCTGGATCGCCTATCGCAAAACCGTTCAACTCAGCGCCGCGCCCGCCAAAGCCCTCGCTTCCATCGCGGCCGACAGCAAATACTGGCTCTGGATCAATGGCAAGCTCGTTGTGTTCGAAGGCGCGCTCAAACGCGGCCCCAATCCGCAGGACACTTATGTAGATGAAGTGGACCTCGCGCCATATCTCCGGCAAGGCGAAAACACCATCGCTATTCTGTTGTGCTATTTCGGGAAAGACGGCTTCTCGCATAAAAGCAGCGGCCGTGCCGCGCTGTATTTCGACTGTATGGCTGGCAACACGCCCATCCGCAGCAACCGCGACTGGAAAACAGCGCTCATGAATGCTTACCAGGCCGCAGGTGCGCCTTATCCCAACTGGCGCCTGTCGGAGCCGAACTTGTTGTTTGACGCCCGCAGCGAGCGGAAAGGCTGGGAGCAACCCGGTGCAGACGTGAGATGGATGGAAGGCGCCAAGGAACTGGGGCTCGCAGGCGTCTATCCCTGGAACCGCCTCATTACGCGGCCCATCCCGCAATGGAAAGATTACGGAATGAAGGCGTACCGCAACGCCGCGGCCATCCCTGCCGTTTCCTCCGGCGATACCATCGTTTGCGAACTGCCTTACAATGCACAAGTGACGCCTTATTTCGAAATCGAAGCCGAAGCAGGCGGGCATGTGCAGATCTTTACGGATAACTACTACCCCTTCAATGGCGCCGAATCCAATATCCGAGGCGAGTACATCACCCGCGCCGGCGTACAAGCCTACGAACACCTGCTATGGATGAACGGGCATAAAGTATTTTATGTGTTTCCCAAGGGTGTGAAGATCAAATCCCTCCGGTACCGCGAAACCGGCTACAATACAGCGTTCTCAGGTGCATTCGAATGTTCGGACCCTTTCTTCAACCGTCTCCGCGAAAAAGCGCTGCGCACCCTCTACGTGACGATGCGCGATAATTTTATGGATTGTCCGGAGCGGGAAAGGGCGCAATGGACCGGCGATGCCGTAAATGAAGCAGGGGAAGTGTTCTATGCCATGTCGCCTTCCGCGCACCAGCTGATCCGCAAATGGCTGCATGAAGTCGTGAGCTGGCAGCAACCCGACGGGAAAATCTACGCGCCCGTTCCGGCCGGCAACTGGTTCGACGAACTTCCCTGCCAGGTGCTTTCCACCCTCGGTTATTATGGCATCTGGACGTACTACCTCAATACCGGCGACAAAGCCACCATCGCCGATCTCTACGACGGCGCGAAAAAATACCTCATGCTCTGGGAGCCCGATGGCACCGGGCTGATGAAGTTCCGCGGCGGCGACTGGACCTGGGGCGACTGGGGCGATAACCGCGACCTGCTGCCCATGTACAATCTCTGGTACTATATCGCGCTCGACGGCATGGAGCGGATGGCCCGCGAGCTGAACAAGCCGGCCGACGCGGCGCGGTTCGGAGCCGACCGGGCGAGATTCCATACTGCCTTCAACGCCCGATTCTGGAACGGCGCCGCCTACCGCGATCCTGCGTACAAAGGCAAAACCGACGACCGCACGCAGGCACTGGCGGTAGTGTCGGGGATTGCCGGACGGGAAAAATATACCGCTATCATGAAGATTTTCGCGGAAGAACAACATGCGAGCCCCTACATGGAGAAATATGTGTTCGAAGCCATGTTCAGGATGGGCTACCCGGACGAGGCGCTGGCCCGCCACAAGGCGCGTTTTTCAGACATGGTGGGCGACGATCGCTTTACGACGCTGTTTGAAGGATGGGGGATCGGGGAGAAGGGATTTGGCGGCGGAACGGTGAACCACGCCTGGAGCGGCGGCGGGTTAACGGTGTTGAGCCAATACCTCTGCGGCATTGAGCCCTTAAGCCCTGGTTACGATACTATCCGGATCATGCCCCGCCCCGGCAAGATGGAACAGGCTTCTGCGGTGGTGCCTTCAGTGAAGGGGATGATCCGTTCTGCATTCACGAACCGTAATGGGCGGTTCCTGCTGGATGCGGAAACACCGGCGGCCTCTGCCACAGTGATCGCGATCCCGGCGGCGGGAGTGAAGAAGATCAAGATGAATAACAAAATCGCCTGGGCCAACGGCGCTTACGCCAAATCCGGCGTGAAGGCGTTCGGTACGGAGGACGGTTATGTCCGTTTCCTGGTAGGACCAGGGAAATACCGGTTCGAGGCGGAGAAATAG
- a CDS encoding RNA polymerase sigma-70 factor, giving the protein MSTSIQYEKEWLHMAADGDELAFTHLFHAYKFKLYGFIARLTGSPDTAEDVVQDVFLKLWKERKSLREVDAFGSYLFRMAQNHAINGFRKMAREEVMRREISAGDLPAYSTPQSEIALKETREILHKAIQQLPPRQKAIYLLSREEGVKHEEIARRLRITTGTVKNHMIQALRTLREQLSQHPHSLEIILLPCLVFPFC; this is encoded by the coding sequence TTGTCTACGTCTATTCAATACGAGAAAGAATGGCTGCACATGGCTGCAGATGGGGATGAACTGGCTTTTACCCATCTTTTTCACGCCTATAAGTTCAAGCTCTACGGTTTTATCGCCAGGCTGACCGGTTCTCCGGACACGGCGGAAGACGTGGTGCAAGACGTATTCCTTAAACTCTGGAAAGAGCGGAAGTCCCTCCGCGAAGTGGATGCCTTCGGCAGCTATTTGTTCCGCATGGCCCAGAACCACGCCATCAACGGCTTCCGGAAAATGGCCCGGGAAGAAGTGATGCGCAGGGAAATTTCCGCCGGAGACCTCCCCGCCTACAGCACCCCGCAATCCGAAATAGCCCTCAAAGAAACCCGGGAAATCCTTCATAAAGCCATTCAGCAGCTCCCGCCCCGGCAGAAGGCCATCTACCTCCTCAGCCGGGAGGAGGGCGTCAAGCATGAAGAAATCGCCAGGCGCCTCCGCATCACCACCGGCACCGTGAAAAACCACATGATCCAGGCACTGCGCACCCTGCGCGAACAACTCAGCCAGCACCCCCATTCCCTGGAAATTATCCTCCTTCCCTGCCTCGTGTTTCCTTTTTGTTAA
- a CDS encoding FecR domain-containing protein, with amino-acid sequence MSNARIHYLVNRFMEGACSGDERRELAEWVNQSGSDTAVQAVLEEAWRNYEPADADRQAGAAAMDRVYARLSKETDRSRHHIAWWKPAAAAAVLLLAGLGIWQGTKSPPLPIAQAQQDHTDDAMPGGEKAVLTLSNGRQIVLDSAADGLLAQQGGATINKLSNGQLVYDDGEAPGAGEVMYNTMTTPRGGQYRLTLPDGTKAWLNSASSVTFPTAFVENTRSINITGEVFLEVARDEKKPFTVKANGVEIAVLGTHFNVNAYPEEGAVRTTLIEGKVKVSSAAGARTIAPGEQVQAGAGKLEVRRNVNLDEVTGWKNGRFVFEGASITQVMHQLSRWYDMETDGANPVDDRFYLDVPRSKKLSDVLKALELTGKVKFKIEGKKIIVMK; translated from the coding sequence ATGTCTAACGCAAGGATCCACTATCTCGTCAACCGCTTTATGGAAGGGGCCTGTTCCGGCGATGAGCGCCGGGAGCTGGCGGAATGGGTGAACCAATCCGGATCCGATACCGCCGTTCAGGCCGTATTGGAAGAAGCCTGGCGTAATTACGAGCCCGCGGATGCCGACCGCCAGGCTGGCGCCGCCGCCATGGACCGCGTATATGCAAGACTATCGAAAGAAACGGACCGATCCCGCCACCACATCGCCTGGTGGAAGCCGGCCGCCGCCGCTGCCGTTTTATTGCTGGCGGGGCTGGGCATCTGGCAGGGAACGAAATCCCCGCCGCTGCCCATCGCCCAGGCGCAACAAGACCATACGGACGATGCCATGCCTGGCGGTGAAAAAGCAGTGCTTACCCTTTCCAATGGCCGGCAGATCGTGCTCGACAGCGCGGCCGATGGCCTCCTGGCGCAACAAGGCGGCGCTACGATCAATAAATTATCGAACGGGCAGCTGGTGTACGACGACGGCGAAGCGCCCGGAGCGGGAGAAGTGATGTACAATACCATGACGACCCCGCGCGGCGGCCAATACCGCCTCACCTTGCCCGACGGTACCAAAGCCTGGCTCAATTCCGCCTCCTCCGTCACTTTCCCCACCGCATTCGTGGAAAATACCCGCAGCATCAACATTACGGGCGAAGTATTCCTGGAAGTTGCCAGGGATGAGAAGAAACCCTTCACCGTGAAAGCCAACGGCGTCGAAATAGCCGTACTTGGCACGCATTTCAACGTTAATGCTTATCCGGAAGAAGGCGCCGTGCGCACCACGCTCATCGAAGGAAAGGTGAAAGTCTCCTCGGCCGCGGGCGCCCGCACCATAGCGCCCGGCGAACAGGTGCAGGCCGGCGCCGGAAAGCTGGAGGTACGCCGCAACGTGAACCTGGATGAAGTAACCGGCTGGAAAAACGGCCGGTTCGTATTCGAAGGAGCGTCCATCACCCAGGTTATGCACCAGCTTTCCCGCTGGTACGACATGGAAACGGATGGCGCCAACCCCGTCGACGACCGCTTCTACCTCGACGTCCCCCGCAGCAAGAAACTCTCCGACGTATTGAAAGCACTTGAACTTACAGGTAAAGTCAAATTCAAAATAGAAGGCAAAAAAATAATCGTTATGAAGTAA
- a CDS encoding TonB-dependent receptor translates to MKLTALLLLSACMCVSAKTLSQQVTISEKNAPLEKVFREIKRQTGYSFVYTAKQLEKAAPVTLAVKNSHIREVLEACFRNQPLVYTLLDDMVIVKEKMPAIPRFDLPDAPPPVKVKGKIADEKGQPLPGASVQIKGTQRGTVSDGEGNFLLDAESGQVLVISLMGFESTEMPVAENMNVLLKVKQSDLEAVVVVGYGTQKKVNLTGSVASVSSKQLADRPVTSVANALQGTMAGVAVTAASSGQPGKDGGIIRVRGIGTMNNANAMVVVDGVISSMNNVNPDDIETISVLKDAASAAIYGSRAANGVVLITTKKGKKGVPQVVFNSYIGKQSATALPDFLPSWQAASLYNQALVNEGGQPRYSQEEINKFRDGSDPYKYPNTDWLDIAYQGSGLQQNYYLGVSGGTDKSQYAFSLGMFDQDGLMEKTNSKRYTTRFNISQQINSRLTLNGNLAYTLSRMKEPQSSYSGVPAYTQIVRQFNRISPIVPYKHANGKYGYIGDGSPAAWLESPSLRNEDYSDLLGNVGADLEIVKGLHFRPSLAITQRFGQTKAFVSEIQYYTASGSKGMYQGPTSVTDGQTTNMVITHQDLLEYGTSFGKHNLKALAGYFQEYTKYTWNEGFRKNLLNNVLDQVNLGSPDGQTGKGYAYEGALQSFFGRINYDYDGKYLLEANIRRDGSSRFSPKNRWGTFPSFSAGWNIDREQFFIPLKEVVSALKLRASWGELGNQTMSDDADFPSSPYYRYLPMYYTNQNYTFGGLSPIVAPGLAMVNGYNADILWETTAETNFGLDASLFGGKVTLTADWFNKRTRDILIEVPVGAVYGLEPPTQNAGIVSNKGWEFTAGYNDSKGDFSYSVNANASFIKNNIEKFISPGPDGYTIRQEGLPINALWGYIAEGLFQSKEEIAAHAKQAVNTAPGDIKYKDLNGDGEINTKDKTYIGNYYPKMTYGLTMNGSWKNIDLTIFVQGAAGVKTYIDQGKIGQISTSAGKPTSGMLDSWTPENRDASLPRALYTWKMNDQASMPSSFWVDDASYLRLKNLQVGYTLPKAWLDRVGIKRARLFYSGQNLLTFSGLYKWIDPEAPSTSSIYYYPQVKINTLGLNVTF, encoded by the coding sequence ATGAAACTCACCGCTCTGCTCTTATTGTCGGCCTGCATGTGCGTGAGCGCCAAAACGCTCAGCCAGCAGGTAACCATATCCGAGAAAAACGCTCCCCTGGAAAAGGTGTTCCGGGAAATCAAGCGTCAGACCGGTTATTCATTCGTGTACACCGCCAAACAGCTCGAGAAAGCCGCGCCGGTTACGCTTGCCGTTAAAAACAGCCACATCCGCGAGGTGCTGGAAGCTTGTTTCCGGAATCAGCCGCTGGTGTACACCCTGCTCGACGATATGGTGATCGTGAAGGAGAAAATGCCTGCGATCCCCCGCTTCGACCTGCCCGACGCACCGCCGCCGGTAAAGGTGAAAGGGAAGATCGCCGACGAAAAAGGCCAGCCGCTCCCCGGCGCCAGCGTGCAGATCAAGGGCACGCAACGTGGAACGGTATCCGACGGGGAAGGGAACTTCCTGCTGGATGCCGAATCCGGACAAGTGCTCGTGATCTCGCTCATGGGTTTCGAATCCACAGAAATGCCCGTGGCCGAAAACATGAACGTACTCCTCAAAGTAAAACAATCCGACCTGGAAGCCGTTGTGGTGGTAGGTTATGGAACGCAGAAGAAAGTAAACCTCACCGGTTCGGTAGCTTCCGTCAGCTCCAAGCAACTCGCAGACCGCCCCGTGACCAGCGTCGCCAACGCGCTGCAAGGTACGATGGCCGGCGTAGCGGTAACGGCAGCCAGCAGCGGCCAGCCCGGTAAAGATGGCGGCATCATCCGCGTGCGCGGCATCGGTACCATGAACAACGCCAACGCCATGGTGGTGGTGGATGGTGTGATTTCATCCATGAACAATGTTAACCCTGACGATATCGAAACTATTTCCGTATTGAAAGACGCGGCTTCCGCGGCCATTTACGGCTCCCGCGCCGCCAACGGCGTGGTACTCATCACCACCAAGAAAGGCAAAAAAGGTGTTCCCCAGGTCGTGTTTAATTCCTACATCGGCAAGCAAAGCGCCACCGCGCTCCCCGACTTCCTGCCCTCCTGGCAGGCGGCTTCCCTGTATAATCAGGCACTCGTGAACGAAGGCGGCCAGCCCCGTTACTCTCAGGAAGAAATCAACAAGTTCCGCGACGGATCCGATCCTTATAAATATCCGAACACCGACTGGCTCGATATCGCCTACCAGGGCAGCGGCCTCCAGCAGAATTATTACCTCGGCGTAAGCGGCGGCACTGATAAAAGCCAGTACGCTTTCTCGCTCGGTATGTTCGACCAGGACGGCTTGATGGAAAAGACCAATTCCAAACGTTATACCACCCGTTTCAATATTTCGCAGCAAATCAACAGCCGCCTGACGCTCAACGGGAACCTGGCTTACACGCTGAGCCGCATGAAAGAACCGCAATCGAGCTACTCCGGCGTTCCCGCGTATACGCAGATCGTGCGCCAGTTCAACCGCATTTCACCCATTGTTCCTTATAAACATGCCAACGGCAAATACGGCTACATCGGCGACGGCAGTCCGGCCGCCTGGCTGGAATCCCCGAGCCTCCGGAACGAGGATTACAGTGATTTGTTAGGTAACGTGGGCGCAGACCTGGAGATCGTAAAAGGATTGCACTTCCGTCCGTCTTTGGCCATTACCCAGCGTTTCGGGCAAACGAAGGCATTCGTTTCCGAGATCCAGTATTACACCGCCAGCGGTTCCAAGGGCATGTACCAGGGCCCCACCAGCGTCACTGACGGGCAAACGACTAATATGGTCATCACGCACCAGGACCTGCTGGAATATGGCACTTCCTTCGGCAAGCATAACCTGAAAGCCCTCGCCGGGTATTTCCAGGAATATACCAAGTACACCTGGAACGAAGGGTTCCGCAAGAATCTCCTCAACAACGTGCTCGACCAGGTGAACCTCGGTTCCCCCGATGGCCAAACCGGCAAGGGGTATGCTTATGAAGGCGCGCTGCAATCATTCTTCGGCCGTATCAATTACGATTACGACGGCAAATATCTGCTCGAAGCCAATATCCGCCGCGACGGTTCGAGCCGCTTCAGCCCGAAGAACCGCTGGGGAACATTCCCTTCGTTCTCCGCAGGCTGGAACATCGACCGTGAGCAGTTCTTTATTCCGCTGAAAGAAGTAGTGAGCGCCCTGAAGCTGCGCGCTTCCTGGGGTGAGCTGGGCAACCAGACGATGAGCGACGATGCGGACTTCCCGTCTTCGCCCTACTATCGTTACCTGCCGATGTATTACACCAACCAGAACTACACCTTCGGCGGCCTGAGCCCCATCGTTGCGCCAGGTTTGGCCATGGTGAACGGTTACAACGCAGACATCCTCTGGGAAACCACGGCTGAGACGAACTTCGGCCTGGACGCGTCTCTCTTTGGCGGCAAGGTAACGCTGACGGCAGACTGGTTCAACAAGCGCACCCGCGACATCCTCATCGAAGTGCCCGTGGGCGCGGTATACGGTCTGGAGCCGCCTACCCAGAACGCCGGAATCGTGAGCAACAAAGGCTGGGAATTCACGGCAGGGTATAACGATAGCAAAGGCGATTTCTCCTACAGCGTAAATGCCAATGCTTCGTTCATCAAAAATAATATCGAGAAGTTCATTTCTCCGGGTCCCGACGGCTATACCATCCGCCAGGAAGGGTTGCCTATCAACGCACTGTGGGGTTATATCGCGGAAGGGCTTTTCCAGTCGAAGGAAGAAATCGCCGCACATGCGAAACAGGCGGTGAACACTGCGCCGGGTGATATCAAATACAAAGACCTCAACGGCGACGGGGAGATCAATACCAAAGACAAGACTTACATCGGCAATTATTATCCGAAGATGACGTATGGCCTTACCATGAACGGTTCCTGGAAGAATATCGATCTCACAATTTTCGTGCAGGGCGCGGCCGGTGTTAAAACCTACATCGACCAGGGCAAGATCGGCCAGATCAGCACTTCCGCAGGCAAGCCCACTTCCGGCATGCTCGACAGCTGGACGCCTGAGAACCGCGACGCATCGCTGCCCCGCGCGCTGTATACCTGGAAGATGAACGACCAGGCCAGCATGCCTTCGTCCTTCTGGGTCGACGACGCTTCGTACCTGCGCCTCAAGAACCTGCAGGTAGGGTATACTTTACCGAAAGCGTGGCTGGACCGGGTAGGGATCAAACGCGCGCGCCTTTTCTACAGCGGCCAGAATCTGCTTACGTTCAGCGGGCTGTACAAATGGATCGATCCGGAAGCGCCGAGCACCAGTTCGATTTACTACTACCCGCAGGTCAAAATCAACACATTGGGCCTGAACGTGACATTCTAA